A portion of the Anopheles marshallii chromosome X unlocalized genomic scaffold, idAnoMarsDA_429_01 X_unloc_1, whole genome shotgun sequence genome contains these proteins:
- the LOC128716753 gene encoding uncharacterized protein LOC128716753: protein METLGAVRSLSELKKITEDEQRLVLLLQEAGILPSEQMCNKCNRRMKMKATKKANSYKWICKPTTSCTGWECTVRTDSIFKNSHLPLSLHPDISKLIEITFEWSRDAKRTDAALECSAGKSAISKWYAILRAVSAEYIETNQAPIGGDGMTVEIDESVVTKRKYNRGRFAEGNQVWLVGGICRETREVFLELVQQRDAGTLHGIIVQHVAPGTTLVTDGWRAYNGIEQYGYVHVAVNHFENFVDPDDGFVHTQNIENLWRWVKPFLRSKGTNRGALIAYLREYQMKRRNQNGFLSVLRAIKAVQDFGNMATRVRCRFSCVDTTDTLMEKSGLELNPIRCTGAADLQLDLDFISIITSFMNVEV, encoded by the exons atggaaacttTGGGTGCAGTGCGAAGTTTGAgtgaattgaagaaaatcaccGAGGATGAGCAGCGTTTGGTGCTATTGTTGCAGGAAGCCGGTATATTGCCGTCGgagcaaatgtgcaacaagTGTAACCGGCGCATGAAGATGAAAGCGACCAAAAAAGCTAATTCGTATAAATGGATATGCAAGCCGACGACCAGCTGTACCGGGTGGGAGTGTACTGTCCGTACGGACAGTATATTCAAGAACTCGCATCTACCCCTATC GTTGCATCCTGACATATCGAAGCTGATAGAAATAACCTTCGAGTGGTCGCGGGATGCGAAGCGGACGGACGCAGCATTGGAGTGCAGTGCCGGCAAAAGTGCCATATCGAAATGGTACGCTATACTTCGAGCAGTATCCGCGGAATACATCGAGACTAACCAGGCTCCAATTGGTGGCGATGGAATGACCGTCGAGATTGACGAATCTGTCGTCACCAAGCGGAAGTACAACCGCGGACGCTTCGCGGAAGGCAACCAAGTCTGGTTGGTCGGCGGTATCTGCCGCGAGACACGGGAAGTGTTTCTGGAGCTGGTGCAGCAACGGGATGCTGGCACATTGCATGGCATCATTGTGCAGCATGTGGCTCCGGGAACAACGTTAGTGACTGATGGTTGGAGGGCCTACAACGGCATCGAACAGTACGGATATGTTCACGTAGCGGTCAATCACTTCGAAAATTTCGTGGATCCGGACGATGGCtttgtgcacacacaaaatatcgAAAACCTGTGGCGTTGGGTAAAGCCCTTTTTAAGATCTAAGGGCACCAACCGAGGAGCCCTTATCGCGTACCTACGGGAGTACCAAATGAAGCGGCGGAACCAGAACGGCTTCCTGAGTGTGTTGCGCGCAATCAAAGCTGTCCAGGACTTTGG GAACATGG CCACGCGGGTGCGATGCAGGTTTAGCTGCGTCGATACTACTGATACGCTGATGGAGAAGAGCGGTCTCGAGCTTAATCCGATACGATGTACTGGTGCTGCAGATCTTCAACTTGATCTCGATTTCATCTCCATTATCACTTCGTTTATGAATGTCGAAGTATAG